One segment of Triticum aestivum cultivar Chinese Spring chromosome 2A, IWGSC CS RefSeq v2.1, whole genome shotgun sequence DNA contains the following:
- the LOC123186664 gene encoding cysteine proteinase inhibitor 6-like yields MRTTSILLVVVATVMYATSASATRCGDSMGHQLWHTTVEDGWEPIVNINDDHIQELGDWAVLEFNKHVNCTVKFNKVLSGRQKHVSGMNYELIIDVTHFGGEDGNYKAELYEQELMKKRQLLSFTKVK; encoded by the coding sequence ATGAGGACAACCAGCATCCTCCTTGTCGTTGTTGCCACGGTCATGTATGCTACCAGCGCATCGGCCACACGTTGTGGAGATTCGATGGGACATCAATTATGGCACACGACAGTAGAGGATGGGTGGGAGCCAATCGTGAACATAAATGATGACCACATCCAGGAGCTCGGTGACTGGGCGGtgttggagttcaacaagcatgtgAACTGCACAGTCAAGTTCAACAAGGTGTTGAGCGGCCGACAAAAACATGTGTCCGGAATGAACTACGAGCTCATTATCGACGTGACACACTTTGGTGGGGAAGACGGTAACTACAAGGCGGAGCTGTACGAGCAGGAGTTGATGAAAAAACGCCAGCTCCTCTCCTTTACCAAAGTGAAATAG